One Rhinolophus sinicus isolate RSC01 linkage group LG06, ASM3656204v1, whole genome shotgun sequence DNA window includes the following coding sequences:
- the LOC109436919 gene encoding olfactory receptor 51V1: MSAISISDFNSSRFILTGFPGLEVDYLWISIPFTSIYAIVFLGNCLVLHVIRTEPSLHQPMFYFLAMLALTDLCMGLSTMYTVLGILWGFIQEISLDACIAQSYFIHGLSFMESSVLLAMAFDRYIAICHPLRYSSILTQDKIMKIGIAILCRSTLLIPPVIIRLKFLNYCRPHVLSHSFCLHQDLIRMACSDIRFNSIYGLALVISNLLLDAVLILISYIMILHAVLAIASQEERIKSLQTCVSHICAVSVFYIPIIGLTMVHRFGKHLSPLVHVLMGSIYILFPPLMNPIIYSIKTQQIRRRVQRLFYLKVM, translated from the coding sequence ATGTCTGCTATCTCTATCTCGGACTTCAATAGTTCCAGATTTATTCTCACTGGTTTTCCTGGCCTGGAAGTTGACTATCTCTGGATCTCCATCCCTTTCACTTCCATCTATGCTATAGTTTTCCTGGGAAACTGCCTGGTGCTCCATGTGATCCGAACTGAGCCGAGCCTGCACCAGCCCATGTTCTACTTCCTGGCCATGCTGGCCCTCACTGACCTGTGCATGGGGCTGTCCACCATGTATACAGTGCTGGGAATCCTGTGGGGATTCATTCAAGAGATCAGCCTGGATGCCTGCATTGCCCAGTCCTATTTCATCCATGGTCTGTCCTTTATGGAGTCCTCTGTCCTCCTTGCGATGGCCTTTGACCGCTACATTGCCATTTGTCACCCACTACGCTACTCCTCCATCCTAACTCAAGACAAAATCATGAAAATCGGGATAGCAATCTTATGTAGGAGTACTTTACTCATACCTCCAGTCATCATTCGCCTAAAGTTCTTAAATTACTGCCGTCCCCACGTCCTCTCTCACTCTTTCTGCCTGCACCAGGACTTAATTCGGATGGCCTGTTCAGACATCCGCTTCAACAGCATCTATGGGCTGGCCCTGGTGATTAGCAACCTGTTGTTGGATGCAGTGCTCATACTTATCTCCTACATCATGATCTTGCATGCAGTTTTAGCTATTGCATCACAGGAGGAGAGAATCAAGTCCTTGCAGACCTGTGTATCTCACATCTGTGCTGTTTCAGTTTTCTACATTCCGATCATTGGTCTGACCATGGTGCATCGCTTTGGAAAACACCTCTCACCATTAGTTCATGTCCTCATGGGCAGCATCTATATCCTTTTCCCACCCTTGATGAACCCCATTATTTATAGCATCAAGACCCAGCAAATACGAAGGAGAGTCCAGAGATTGTTTTACTTGAAAGTAATGTAG